A stretch of DNA from Methylogaea oryzae:
CGATGCCGGCCTCGGCGGCGGCGGCCACCATGCGGTGGATGTCCTTGTGCAGCATGGGTTCGCCTTCGCCGGCGAACATGACGCTGCGTATGCCCAGCCGTCCCATGTCGGCCAGGGCGCGTTCGGCGGTTTCCAGCGGCAGGCGGGTCGGCTGGTAGCCGATATAGTCCATCGCGCAGAAAGTGCAGCGATGGTTGCAGGCGCCCACCGGCGACATTTCCACGTACAGGGGGTAGACGGCCTTGGCCTTGTTCCAGTCGTCGCCGGCATCCAGCAGTTGCGCGATGCGCTGGGGATGGTACATGAGCTTGTGGCTGTCGATGGCGTAGCGGTCGGACATGGGGGGCGCTCTTAGAAGGGGCCGCGAAAGTCGCGCTGCGGCACATCGTGCGGGGTGGTTCGCGCCAGCCGGCCGGCCAGTTCCGCGTCGGGAATGGCGGCGTCCAAGTGCGCGGCGACGGCGCGGGCGATAGACAGGGCGTCGGGATAATGGCCCTCGGCCAGGTGGGGCGAAGTCGGCACGGGATAATCCGGCAGGGCGATGCGCAGGGGCGGACGCCGGAGGGCGGAAAACGCCGTTTCGGCCACAGCGGCAATCACCTCGCCGGCGATGCCGCCGGTTTTCCAGGCGGTGTCGGCGACGATCAGGCTGCCGGTGCGGCGCACCGACGCCACGACGGTGGCGAGGTCCAGCGGCCGCACGCAGCGGGCGTCGATGACTTCCAGCTCGATGCCGTAATCCGCCAGGGCTTCGGCGGCCAGGCGCGCCTCGACGGTCATGTAGGAGAAGGCCAGCAGCGTGGCGTGCCGGCCGGGGTGGCAGATCAGCGCCTGGTCGAGGGGAACCACATAAGGCTCTTCCGGCACGATGTCGCGGAGGGTTTGCAGCCAGCGGTGCTCGATGAAAATGACCGGGTTGTCGTCGCGGATGGCCGCCAGCAACATGCCTTTGCTGTCGTAGCCGCTGCTGGGCATGACCACCTTGAGGCCGGGAATGTGGGCGAACAGCGCTTGCAGGCTTTGGGCGTGCTGCGGCCCCTGGCCCCAGCCGCGGCCGACGATGACGCGGATGACCAGCGGGATATTGACTTGGCCGGCGAACATGTAACGCCACTTGGCGGCATTGTTGACGATCTGGTCCATGGCCAGCAGGGCGAAGTCGATGCGCTGGTGCACCATGACCGGGCGCAGGCCGGACATGGCGGCGCCGATGCAGATGCCGGTCATGCCGTTTTCGGCGATGGGGCTGTCGAACACCCGCTGCTTGCCGAAGCGTTCCTGCAGGCCGGCGGTGGTGCCGAACACGCCTTTGGGGTCGGGCACGCCTTCGCCGACCAGGATGACGCGTTCGTCCTCGGCCATGGCCTGTTCCAGCGCTTCGCGGATGGCTTCGATTTGGGTGAGTTGGCGGCCGGCTTCAGGCATACAGATACCCCGGCAAGTCGGCAGGGCGCGGCGGCGGGCTGGCCAGCGCCGCCGCGAAGGCGGATTCGATTTCGGCGGCGACCTCGCTTTCCAATCGGTCCAGGTCCGTGCCGCCGGCGCTAAGGCGTGGAGCCAGGCGCCGGAGCGGGCAGTGGGCTTCCCAATCCTGCCGTTCCCCGGCCGGGCGATAACCCAGGTGGTCGTCCAGTTCGGGGCCGCAGTGCTCGCGCCAGCGGTAGGTGGCGCACTCCAGGAAATAGGGCTTGCTGCCGCTGCGCAATTGGCCGACGGCGGTGCGGGCCGCCTGGTGGACCGCCTCCACGTCGTTGCCGTCGGCGGTGAGGGTGATGCAGCCGTGGGCGGCGGCGACGCCGTGGATGGGCCGTGGCGGCTGGCGGTCGGGGAGGCGGGTGTAGCAGGCGTACAGGTTGTTTTCGCAAACGAACAGCACCGGCAGGCTGTGCAGCACGGCGAAGTTGACGGATTCGTGCACCACGCCTTCTTCGAAGGTGCCGTCGCCGAAAAACACCGCGACCACCTTGTCCTCGCCGCGCAGCCGCGCCGCCCAGGCCGCCCCCACCGCCAGGGGGAGGGTGGCGCCGACGATGGGCACGGCGCCGAGAAAGCCGGCTCGCAGGTCGATCATGTGCATGGAGCCGCCCACGCCGTGGCAGCAGCCGGCGTCGAGGCCGTAGATTTCCGCCAGCATGGCGGTGAGGTCGCCGCCCTTGGCCAGGTAATGGGCGTGGGCGCGGTGGCCGCTGAAGACGCCGTCGCGTTGTTCCAGCGCGGCGCACACGCCCACGGCGACGGCTTCCTGGCCGATGGACAGGTGCACCGGGCAGCGCATTTCCTGGGCCGGGTAGCGGTCGGCGATGGCTTCTTCGATGCGGCGTATGCGCAGCATTTGGCGGTAAAGATCGAATGGGTTCATGTCAGGCCTGGCGGGACAATTGGGCGCGGACGGCAGCGCCGACCATCTGCACCGGAATGTGTTGCATGCAGGGTGTGGCTTGGCTGCACGAGGATTCGACGCAGGGAATGCAGTCCCAGGGCAGCGGCGGCGTGATGCGGGTCAGGTTGGGGCCGTCGATTTCGCCGGCGACGGTGGGGCCGAACAGGGCGATCACCGGTTTGCCCAGGCCGAGGGCGATGTGCAGGCCCAGGGAGTCGTTGGTGACCAGCAGGCGGCAACCGGCGATCCACTCGATGTAATCCTCGATGTCGTTGGCGCCCTGTTGCCAGTCGACGGAATAGCTGGTGGCCAGCTCGTCGTGCAATGCCTGCCAATAGGGCTCCGGCCAGCGCTTGAGGGGAAACTTGTGGCCGATCAGATGATTCAGGCCGACATCGTGGCTGATGGCCGAGCGCGGCTGGTAGCCCAGCACATAGGATTGCCCGGCGTAGCGGTGGCCCAGCATTTCGTAAAGAATTTCCGACCAGGATTTGGCCTTGCGGCGCTTGGCCTCGGCATCGGTGGTGAAGCTTAGGGCTTCGTCGGCGTGGTCGTAGCACACCGCCGTGTGGGTCTGCGCGTCCAGCCGGAAACCGTAGCGCCGCCAGGCCGGAATGCGGTCGGATACGGCGCAGATGCCGGGTTCCCTCTCGAAATTGACGACGATGTCGAACCACTCCGACAGCAGCAGATGGGGCGTGAAGGGGTTGATGACCAGCAGCCGGTCGATGAAGGGATTGCCCTTGAGCAGGGCGACGCCTTTCTGGTCCACCACCCAGGTGACGTGGTAGTCCTGCGGCGGAAACAGGTGCAGGATCACCGTGGTGCGCAGGATGTCGCCCAGGCTGACCATGCCGCTGTTGTCCGGGTCCAGCGTTTCGCCGTAACCCGGTTTGATGATGAGGACGCGCTTGCGGGCGGCGGCCGCTGGCAGGGCGTTATTCATGGGCGTTGCCTTCCTTTGCCGTTGCGCTGAAGAACCGCCGTGTTTGTTCCAGGTTATCGATTTGGCCAAGCAGGTCGGCGGGCATGTGGATGTTCCTGATTTGGACCGAGGTGTGGGGAATGCCCCGGTCGTAGTAGCTCTGGAAGCGGTCGTTTTTTATCTTGGTATC
This window harbors:
- a CDS encoding glycosyltransferase family 9 protein, translating into MNNALPAAAARKRVLIIKPGYGETLDPDNSGMVSLGDILRTTVILHLFPPQDYHVTWVVDQKGVALLKGNPFIDRLLVINPFTPHLLLSEWFDIVVNFEREPGICAVSDRIPAWRRYGFRLDAQTHTAVCYDHADEALSFTTDAEAKRRKAKSWSEILYEMLGHRYAGQSYVLGYQPRSAISHDVGLNHLIGHKFPLKRWPEPYWQALHDELATSYSVDWQQGANDIEDYIEWIAGCRLLVTNDSLGLHIALGLGKPVIALFGPTVAGEIDGPNLTRITPPLPWDCIPCVESSCSQATPCMQHIPVQMVGAAVRAQLSRQA
- a CDS encoding thiamine pyrophosphate-dependent dehydrogenase E1 component subunit alpha, translated to MNPFDLYRQMLRIRRIEEAIADRYPAQEMRCPVHLSIGQEAVAVGVCAALEQRDGVFSGHRAHAHYLAKGGDLTAMLAEIYGLDAGCCHGVGGSMHMIDLRAGFLGAVPIVGATLPLAVGAAWAARLRGEDKVVAVFFGDGTFEEGVVHESVNFAVLHSLPVLFVCENNLYACYTRLPDRQPPRPIHGVAAAHGCITLTADGNDVEAVHQAARTAVGQLRSGSKPYFLECATYRWREHCGPELDDHLGYRPAGERQDWEAHCPLRRLAPRLSAGGTDLDRLESEVAAEIESAFAAALASPPPRPADLPGYLYA
- a CDS encoding alpha-ketoacid dehydrogenase subunit beta — its product is MPEAGRQLTQIEAIREALEQAMAEDERVILVGEGVPDPKGVFGTTAGLQERFGKQRVFDSPIAENGMTGICIGAAMSGLRPVMVHQRIDFALLAMDQIVNNAAKWRYMFAGQVNIPLVIRVIVGRGWGQGPQHAQSLQALFAHIPGLKVVMPSSGYDSKGMLLAAIRDDNPVIFIEHRWLQTLRDIVPEEPYVVPLDQALICHPGRHATLLAFSYMTVEARLAAEALADYGIELEVIDARCVRPLDLATVVASVRRTGSLIVADTAWKTGGIAGEVIAAVAETAFSALRRPPLRIALPDYPVPTSPHLAEGHYPDALSIARAVAAHLDAAIPDAELAGRLARTTPHDVPQRDFRGPF